CCGCCCCAGAGGACTGGTTGAATTTGAACGGAGCCATCCGGCAGTGAGTATCCGGCCAGACAGATCAGGATAAAAATGGCGAGAAAAATACCGAGCACAGAAACCAGTTCCTGCAGTATTTCAGGCCTTTCCCGCTGACTCTTCCCGTTGACCATAGTATTCGTATTCCGCTAAAGAGACCACTCTCCAAAAAAAACCGGGAACCTATGGAGCAAAATGGGCCGCCCGAAGGGCAGAAGATCATCTGCCCGGTCGCTCTTCCCTGCCCAGTTTTTTCATCACCCCGTCAAGAATCCCGTTGATAAATGAAAAGGCGTCTTCAGAACTGAACCGGCCGGCCACTTCAATCGCCTCGTTGATCACCACCGAGGCGGGAATGTCCGGTTTCTCGCTCAGTTCATACACGGCAATGCGCAGGATATTCCGGTCGACCGTGGCCATCCGTTCCATGCGCCAGTTCTCAGACTGGCCCTGAATGAGTTCATCGATTGCTTCCCGGTTTGCGGAAATCCCTTCGAGAAGGACTCTGGCGTATGAAACAGCCTTTTTATCCGACTGGAAATTCCCCAGGACGGACAGAAGCGCCGCATCTTCCTGAAGGCCGGTAGTCTCTGACTGGTAAAGAACCTGCAGGGCCAGCTCCCTGGCCTTGCGGCGAATTGGCACGCTCATCGGCAATTGATCAGAACCGGGACAGCAGGTTGATCATCTCAACGGCTGCTATCGCACAGTCGGAACCCTTGTTTCCAGCCTTGGAGCCGGCCCGTTCGATGGCCTGCTCGATGGTATCGGTGGTCAGAACCCCGAACATTACCGGAATACCGCTTTCCAGACTGACCTGGGCAATTCCCTTGGCAGCCTCATTGGCAACGAAATCAAAATGGGGAGTCGCCCCACGGATCACCGCCCCGAGACAGATAATCGCATCATACCGCCCGGATCGGGCCATCTTTTGGGCCACCAGCGGAATTTCATAGGCTCCGGGAACCCTTGCCACCTCGATGTCGTCATCGGCCGCTCCTGACCTGCGCAGGGTGTCGAGCGCGCCATCAAGAAGTTTTTCTGCGATAAATGAATTAAACCGGGAGACCACAATGCCGAATTTTTTTCCGTCGGCCTTGAGATCCCCATCAATATATTTTGCCATGTCGTTCTCCTGTTCCCATGTTCACCACCGTCAGGAAAAATCCCGACGGTATTTACAATGTGGATAAAAATCAAGTTTCCGTAATAATATCAGAAAATTATCTCTTTGTCAGCTGATTCAGACCCACCGCAAGTAAAGCGTGTTTTCTGCCCATTTTGTCAAGGTTCAAAAGTGTTCGGCAGGAGGTCAAGCATGTGCCCGAGTTTGTCTTTCTTGCACTGCAGATATTTACGGTTTTCCGAATCCGGTTCGATCTCGATCGCCAGTCGACCTGTCACTTTGAGGCCGTACCCTTCAAGTCCCACAATCTTTTTGGGATTGTTGGTGATCAGCTTCATCTTCCTGATCCCGAGATCACGAAGGATCTGGGCCCCGATCCCGTAATCACGCAGATCCGCCTTGAAGCCGAGCTTCTTGTTGGCCTCCACGGTATCCATTCCCTCGTCCTGCAGGGCATAGGCCTTCAGCTTATTGACCAGGCCGATCCCCCTGCCTTCCTGATGCATATAGAGGATCACCCCCTTGCCTTCATTCTCAACCATCTTCATCGCTGCATGCAGCTGGCTTCCGCAGTCGCAGCGCATTGAACCGAAGACGTCCCCGGTCAGACACTCCGAGTGAACCCTGACCATGACCTCGTCCTCCGGACTGATATTTCCTTTGACCAGCGCGAGATGTTCGTAATTGTCCACATCATTGGTGTAGACAATGGCCCGGAACTCACCGCCGTATTTGGTCGGCAGCCTGGTGTCGGCAGCCCGGTGCACCAGGGTGTCTTCACGCAGCCGATAGGCGACAAGATCTGCGATGGTTGCGATCTTCAGGCCGTGCTTTTTCGCGAATTTCTTGAGATCAGGCATCCGGGACATGGTGCCGTCCTCATTCATGATCTCACAGATCACGCCGGAGGGCCTGAGCCCGGCGAGCCTGGAAAGATCAACGGAGCCCTCGGTCTGCCCGGTTCGAACGAGAACGCCGCCCCTTCTCGCCCGTAACGGGAAAATATGGCCCGGGCTGACAATGTCCTCAGCCTTCACATCCAGCCTGACCGCGGTCTGGATGGTATGCGAACGGTCGGCGGCAGAGATACCGGTGGTCACCCCATGTCGCGCCTCGATACTGACCGTGAACGCGGTCTCAAAGGGAGACTTGTTGTCCTTGACCATCATCGGGAGCTGCAGTTTCTCGATCTGCTCCGGAACCAGGGTGAGGCAGATCAGCCCCCGCCCGTGGGTGGCCATGAAATTGAC
The window above is part of the Pseudomonadota bacterium genome. Proteins encoded here:
- the nusB gene encoding transcription antitermination factor NusB, yielding MSVPIRRKARELALQVLYQSETTGLQEDAALLSVLGNFQSDKKAVSYARVLLEGISANREAIDELIQGQSENWRMERMATVDRNILRIAVYELSEKPDIPASVVINEAIEVAGRFSSEDAFSFINGILDGVMKKLGREERPGR
- the ribE gene encoding 6,7-dimethyl-8-ribityllumazine synthase; amino-acid sequence: MAKYIDGDLKADGKKFGIVVSRFNSFIAEKLLDGALDTLRRSGAADDDIEVARVPGAYEIPLVAQKMARSGRYDAIICLGAVIRGATPHFDFVANEAAKGIAQVSLESGIPVMFGVLTTDTIEQAIERAGSKAGNKGSDCAIAAVEMINLLSRF
- a CDS encoding bifunctional 3,4-dihydroxy-2-butanone-4-phosphate synthase/GTP cyclohydrolase II, which gives rise to MTVNSIEEAIEDIRSGKMIILVDDEDRENEGDLCMAAQMVTPEAVNFMATHGRGLICLTLVPEQIEKLQLPMMVKDNKSPFETAFTVSIEARHGVTTGISAADRSHTIQTAVRLDVKAEDIVSPGHIFPLRARRGGVLVRTGQTEGSVDLSRLAGLRPSGVICEIMNEDGTMSRMPDLKKFAKKHGLKIATIADLVAYRLREDTLVHRAADTRLPTKYGGEFRAIVYTNDVDNYEHLALVKGNISPEDEVMVRVHSECLTGDVFGSMRCDCGSQLHAAMKMVENEGKGVILYMHQEGRGIGLVNKLKAYALQDEGMDTVEANKKLGFKADLRDYGIGAQILRDLGIRKMKLITNNPKKIVGLEGYGLKVTGRLAIEIEPDSENRKYLQCKKDKLGHMLDLLPNTFEP